A DNA window from Armatimonadota bacterium contains the following coding sequences:
- a CDS encoding fumarylacetoacetate hydrolase family protein yields MRFLTYVEDGVPRLGLLDGEMVLDVARAHRRLLGRARAHEAIGDLLTFIERGSLGLARRLLALGRAQRKAAGLWRPLGGLRLLAPIPRPRKNIFCMGRNYAAHARESGGTVPDAPVWFTKPPTAVVGPEAPVVHHDATAALDYEAELVAVIGRRGRDIPEARALEYVFGYTVMNDVTARDLQRGRGQWFKGKSLDTFAPLGPWVVHRSAIPDPQRLVVRSRVNGERRQEATTADMVFTVPQLIADLSHGLTLEPGDLIATGTPEGVGMGFSPPKWLHPGDVVEVEVEGIGTLRNRIVAPPKR; encoded by the coding sequence ATGCGCTTTCTGACCTACGTGGAGGACGGCGTCCCGCGGCTGGGGCTGCTGGACGGGGAGATGGTGCTGGATGTGGCGCGGGCCCACCGCCGGCTGCTGGGGCGGGCCCGGGCGCATGAGGCCATCGGCGACCTGCTCACCTTCATCGAGCGCGGCTCGCTCGGACTGGCCCGGCGGCTGCTGGCGCTGGGCCGCGCGCAGCGAAAGGCCGCCGGGCTGTGGCGCCCCCTCGGAGGCCTGCGCCTGCTGGCGCCGATCCCCCGGCCGCGGAAGAACATCTTCTGCATGGGGCGCAACTACGCCGCCCACGCCCGCGAGAGCGGCGGCACCGTCCCCGACGCGCCGGTGTGGTTCACCAAGCCCCCGACGGCCGTCGTGGGACCGGAGGCGCCGGTCGTCCACCACGACGCCACCGCCGCGCTGGACTACGAGGCGGAGCTCGTCGCCGTGATCGGTCGGCGAGGGCGGGACATCCCGGAGGCCCGGGCGCTCGAGTACGTCTTCGGCTACACGGTGATGAACGACGTCACGGCGCGCGACCTGCAGCGGGGGCGGGGCCAGTGGTTCAAGGGGAAATCCCTCGACACCTTCGCGCCCCTGGGCCCCTGGGTGGTGCACCGGTCGGCCATCCCCGACCCGCAGCGCCTGGTGGTCCGCTCGCGGGTGAACGGGGAGAGGCGGCAGGAGGCCACCACGGCGGACATGGTCTTCACGGTGCCCCAGCTCATCGCCGACCTCTCGCACGGGCTCACCCTGGAGCCGGGGGACCTCATCGCCACCGGGACGCCGGAAGGGGTGGGGATGGGTTTCTCACCGCCAAAGTGGCTTCACCCCGGGGACGTGGTGGAGGTGGAGGTCGAGGGGATCGGCACGCTGCGCAACCGGATCGTCGCACCGCCCAAGCGCTGA